Proteins encoded in a region of the Gammaproteobacteria bacterium genome:
- a CDS encoding amidohydrolase family protein: MPDFHAISNARGFTKPFNRPVVNGLSRLFSRLRQPVAGILLAGLLNACGQPSTDSAAPVSTATRTAIQNVTLIDAVNGVRPNQTVVFEGDEITAVGPADLVVEAAEVIDGAGKFLIPGLWDFHVHLSYDERLTEAMPELFLSWGITSVRDTGGLMENMLPIVESMRAPGAVAPRVFFAGPLLDGSIVVYDGNGRPEIGVSVPTPEQARATVRGLKEQGVDFIKIYEMTSPDVFAALVEVAEELDLPIDSHVPLSMRASEAGPFVDSIEHLRNVEMDCAANAGQLHQERLELLQNPGQLSGAELRSMLHGLQRLSAVQNYDQAQCDQTIAALSDTMMVPTLRLNSLNLAPPYLKPDWESALARVPEALRSEWSTQAANRISEGAGDTAFAEWSLFLTSRMHQAGVPIGAGTDTPINLSIPGYSLHSELEMLVRAGLTPLQALEAATLKPAEYFSLQDEMGSIETGKRADLVLLDANPLDDISNTRLIDLVISKGRLVSR; this comes from the coding sequence ATGCCTGATTTTCATGCCATTAGTAATGCCCGTGGATTCACCAAGCCATTCAACCGTCCAGTCGTCAATGGTCTGAGCCGGCTGTTCAGCCGCCTGCGCCAACCTGTTGCAGGCATTCTGCTCGCTGGTTTGCTTAACGCCTGCGGACAACCTTCAACGGACTCTGCCGCGCCTGTTTCGACCGCAACCAGAACGGCTATTCAAAATGTCACGCTGATCGATGCCGTGAACGGTGTCCGACCCAATCAGACCGTAGTGTTCGAAGGGGACGAAATCACTGCGGTAGGGCCGGCGGATTTGGTTGTCGAAGCAGCGGAAGTAATAGACGGCGCCGGCAAATTCCTGATCCCGGGGCTGTGGGACTTTCACGTCCATCTCAGCTACGACGAGCGCCTGACCGAAGCGATGCCGGAGTTGTTTCTTTCCTGGGGTATAACCAGTGTGCGGGATACGGGCGGTCTGATGGAAAACATGCTGCCCATCGTCGAATCAATGCGTGCCCCGGGTGCGGTGGCGCCAAGAGTCTTTTTTGCCGGCCCGCTGCTGGACGGCAGTATAGTGGTCTACGACGGTAACGGGCGGCCTGAAATCGGCGTCAGTGTGCCGACGCCCGAGCAGGCACGGGCCACCGTGAGGGGGTTAAAAGAGCAGGGCGTCGATTTCATCAAGATTTACGAGATGACCAGCCCCGATGTCTTTGCAGCCCTGGTTGAAGTCGCCGAAGAACTGGACCTGCCGATTGACTCACACGTACCGCTGTCCATGCGCGCCAGCGAGGCGGGTCCATTCGTGGATTCCATAGAACACCTGCGAAACGTTGAAATGGATTGTGCCGCCAATGCCGGGCAACTGCACCAGGAGCGGCTCGAACTGTTACAGAATCCTGGCCAGCTATCCGGCGCGGAATTGCGATCAATGCTGCATGGTTTGCAGCGTCTTTCGGCGGTGCAGAACTACGATCAGGCGCAATGCGATCAGACCATTGCCGCTCTGTCGGACACCATGATGGTGCCGACCTTGCGATTGAATTCCCTGAATCTCGCACCCCCTTATCTGAAGCCAGACTGGGAGTCCGCCCTGGCCCGGGTCCCCGAAGCACTGCGCAGCGAGTGGTCTACACAGGCCGCCAACAGAATTTCCGAAGGAGCCGGTGACACGGCTTTCGCGGAATGGAGTCTGTTTCTCACCAGCCGCATGCACCAGGCCGGCGTACCGATCGGCGCGGGAACAGACACGCCCATAAACCTGTCGATTCCCGGTTATAGCCTTCATTCCGAGCTGGAAATGCTGGTGCGCGCCGGCCTGACTCCCCTGCAGGCACTGGAGGCGGCCACTCTGAAGCCGGCCGAGTATTTTTCCCTGCAGGATGAAATGGGTAGTATCGAGACAGGCAAGCGGGCCGATCTGGTACTGCTGGATGCCAATCCATTGGACGACATCAGCAATACCCGGCTAATTGACCTGGTAATCTCTAAAGGAAGGCTGGTCTCCCGGTAA
- a CDS encoding prepilin-type N-terminal cleavage/methylation domain-containing protein, which translates to MPIASRQNQQGFTLIELMIVTIIIGVLASLALPAYNLYRSEARFSEAILAVGSYRTSIAVQAQAGRFTALGDIDAGTNSVPPGQVRSATLHGIDVTDGVLTVTWKADGSELDGVTFTLTASSPTPPLDWAIGGTCVALGYC; encoded by the coding sequence ATGCCAATCGCCAGCCGCCAGAATCAGCAGGGCTTCACGCTTATCGAGCTGATGATAGTCACTATAATCATCGGCGTTCTGGCGTCATTGGCCCTGCCAGCCTATAACCTGTACCGCAGTGAAGCCCGGTTCTCCGAGGCGATTCTGGCGGTAGGCAGCTACCGAACCTCTATAGCCGTGCAGGCCCAGGCAGGCAGATTCACCGCCCTCGGCGATATCGATGCCGGCACCAACAGTGTGCCCCCGGGTCAGGTACGCAGTGCGACCCTGCATGGAATTGATGTCACTGACGGCGTTCTGACGGTCACCTGGAAAGCCGATGGCAGTGAACTGGACGGAGTGACTTTCACCCTGACGGCGTCCAGCCCGACTCCCCCTTTGGACTGGGCTATTGGTGGCACCTGTGTGGCCCTGGGATACTGCTAG
- a CDS encoding AsmA family protein, with the protein MSKFLKISFTLLALVLALLVLLVVRVLTLDPNDYSDWIAGQFQSQTGLELALDGNISLSFYPWLGVGVEQVTVSSRAGAGFGDQPLLQAEAAQARIKLLPLLRQRYEIDTVQLRGVSLNLIVNESGVGNWAAGSAGPAAVETAPPNGTGLPLTRVILGGVDVSNVNLRYEDRRTTTVYQINNLAFTVGELVYGTPINLNMTLDAMSSQPALNGTAELSGTLNYDLDNSRYQLAPLTFRAELAGDTLPDTGASIDLRTSLSIDLATDSLQITELDVSGLGASLQAELQGRAVNSDAPVYEGRFGLAGDDLASLFAAAGVTDLANRLAALSDRRFALQAGASYRGAGPGALELQDLTASLLGAELDANLSVSGVQSENPNATGRLNATGPDLPLVVEVLGQLSGGGDALLSRVSEELRRVPDRPFNVGLEFELSNNGGSVLVPVLQAQLLGASLSGEFQATGIDTDEPRINGAIDTSGSDLPLLLQLGALLQGGTESSYYQLAQRLRGNGDGAFLLNTRFDADLEQGNIKIPALSASALGWRVDGRIDASNMSDRSGTVSGNLSLESNNASPLLTALELGNLAEIVDRVSVNLELSGRRDALTVAPLRASLVVSGPGIPGSPVTMVLDAAGRINLDRESLNIESIALSGLGLDARGSFSVERIFDEPAFQGQLAVAEFNLRDLLQQLNQPVPVTRDSSVLRRVAFNARVDGSTDRLALEGLNIVLDDSTLLGNFSLMGFTDPKAGFNIEIDRLDVDRYLAPEQPTTDNAAAGNTAAEIPVESLRNLTLLGELQVGQLTVAGLDLQGVAVTVNATDGEINLAPLAVELYQGSFEGALGLSVAGAEPQARVEANLQGVNLAPLLLDLLDASYLSGRANVRLALNSTGADLDTLKRSLSGDGSLAIEDGVLTGVDVAAVLNQLETMIRSRQAGALARGTQTAFDSFSGTITVDNGVIRSNDILIQSPGFRVTGRGTLLNLADNAIDFNLLTEVDQSTATRASQQYDIGGYSLPIACTGTIEQPACLPDAGEILRARLQREVQGRVQDLLNRSLGVEPTAPSPDTQQANPEAQTETQLEPEPEPEPEPEPEPQDLRDQILNRALDRIFN; encoded by the coding sequence ATGTCCAAGTTTCTCAAGATTAGCTTTACCCTGCTGGCTCTGGTGCTGGCGCTGCTGGTGCTACTGGTAGTTCGTGTGCTCACCCTGGACCCCAACGACTACAGTGACTGGATAGCCGGTCAGTTCCAGTCTCAGACCGGCCTGGAATTGGCCCTGGACGGTAATATCAGCCTGTCGTTCTACCCGTGGCTCGGAGTCGGAGTGGAGCAGGTAACGGTTTCCAGCCGCGCGGGAGCAGGATTCGGCGATCAACCCTTGCTGCAGGCCGAGGCCGCGCAGGCGCGTATCAAGCTGCTACCCCTGCTGCGGCAGCGGTATGAAATCGATACCGTGCAATTGCGTGGCGTGAGCCTGAATCTTATCGTCAACGAATCCGGCGTCGGCAACTGGGCTGCCGGGTCCGCCGGGCCGGCTGCCGTGGAAACCGCCCCCCCCAACGGCACAGGGTTGCCGCTGACCCGGGTTATTCTGGGTGGTGTCGATGTTAGCAATGTGAATCTGCGTTATGAGGACAGGCGCACCACGACGGTTTATCAGATCAACAACCTGGCGTTTACGGTTGGTGAACTGGTGTATGGCACACCGATTAACCTCAATATGACGCTGGATGCGATGTCCAGTCAACCGGCATTGAACGGGACTGCGGAGCTGTCCGGCACCCTCAACTACGATCTGGACAACAGCCGCTACCAACTGGCGCCGCTGACCTTTCGGGCAGAGCTGGCTGGTGACACGCTTCCCGATACGGGCGCAAGCATCGACCTGAGAACCTCCCTGTCTATTGACCTGGCAACAGATTCTTTGCAGATCACCGAGCTGGATGTCTCTGGCCTGGGTGCCAGTCTGCAGGCGGAACTGCAGGGCCGGGCAGTGAATTCCGACGCACCTGTCTACGAGGGCAGATTCGGTCTGGCGGGCGACGATCTGGCCAGCCTGTTTGCGGCCGCCGGAGTGACGGATCTGGCCAATCGGCTGGCGGCGCTGAGTGATCGACGCTTCGCGTTACAAGCGGGCGCCAGTTACCGGGGAGCCGGCCCGGGCGCCCTGGAGCTGCAAGATCTCACGGCCAGTCTGTTAGGCGCGGAGCTGGATGCCAACCTGAGTGTTTCGGGTGTCCAATCGGAAAACCCCAACGCCACGGGCAGACTCAACGCGACGGGCCCTGACCTGCCGCTGGTTGTGGAAGTGCTTGGTCAGTTGAGTGGTGGCGGTGATGCCCTGTTAAGCCGGGTGAGCGAGGAGTTGCGGAGGGTGCCAGACCGACCTTTTAATGTGGGGCTGGAGTTTGAGCTTTCCAACAATGGCGGTTCGGTGTTGGTGCCTGTACTGCAGGCGCAGCTGCTCGGTGCCAGTCTGAGTGGCGAATTCCAGGCTACGGGTATCGATACCGATGAGCCAAGGATTAACGGGGCTATCGACACTTCAGGATCGGATCTGCCACTCCTGCTGCAGCTAGGCGCTCTGTTGCAGGGCGGGACGGAATCCTCTTATTACCAGCTGGCACAGAGGTTGCGCGGTAATGGCGACGGAGCGTTTCTGTTGAACACCCGCTTCGATGCTGACCTTGAGCAGGGCAATATCAAGATTCCGGCATTGTCGGCCAGTGCTCTGGGCTGGCGGGTCGACGGGCGAATCGACGCCAGCAACATGAGTGATCGAAGCGGCACGGTCAGTGGTAACCTGTCACTCGAAAGTAATAACGCCAGCCCTCTCCTGACCGCTCTGGAGCTGGGGAATCTGGCCGAAATTGTGGACCGGGTGTCAGTGAATCTGGAATTGTCGGGCCGCCGCGATGCGCTTACCGTTGCCCCGCTGCGGGCCAGCCTGGTAGTGTCCGGTCCGGGGATACCCGGCTCCCCGGTGACAATGGTGCTGGATGCCGCCGGTCGCATCAACCTTGATAGAGAGTCGCTGAATATTGAAAGCATTGCGCTTTCAGGCCTCGGGCTGGATGCCCGAGGCAGCTTCAGTGTCGAGCGGATATTTGATGAGCCAGCCTTTCAGGGGCAGCTTGCGGTAGCCGAATTCAACCTGCGGGATCTCCTGCAGCAGCTGAATCAACCCGTGCCGGTCACCCGGGATTCTTCCGTCCTGCGGCGGGTTGCTTTCAATGCCCGTGTCGATGGATCAACGGATCGTCTTGCCCTGGAAGGTCTGAATATTGTCCTGGATGACAGCACGCTGTTGGGCAATTTTTCCCTGATGGGCTTCACTGATCCCAAGGCTGGATTCAACATCGAAATAGACCGTCTGGATGTTGACCGTTACCTGGCGCCGGAACAGCCCACAACAGACAATGCTGCCGCTGGCAACACCGCCGCTGAAATACCGGTGGAGAGCCTGCGCAACCTCACTCTGCTGGGAGAACTGCAGGTCGGTCAGCTGACGGTCGCCGGGCTGGATCTGCAGGGTGTTGCGGTTACTGTGAATGCCACCGATGGGGAAATAAACCTGGCTCCGCTGGCAGTGGAACTTTACCAGGGAAGCTTTGAAGGGGCGCTTGGTTTGTCGGTAGCCGGTGCGGAGCCGCAGGCGCGGGTGGAGGCCAACCTGCAAGGGGTAAACCTGGCCCCCTTGCTGCTTGATCTGCTCGATGCTTCGTACCTGTCCGGCAGAGCCAATGTTCGGCTGGCATTGAACAGTACAGGCGCCGACCTGGATACTCTGAAGCGATCCTTGAGTGGCGACGGCAGCCTGGCAATTGAAGACGGGGTGTTGACCGGCGTGGATGTTGCCGCGGTACTCAATCAGCTTGAAACCATGATTCGCAGTCGACAGGCGGGCGCCCTGGCGCGGGGAACGCAGACCGCATTCGATTCCTTCAGTGGCACCATCACGGTCGATAACGGTGTCATTCGCAGCAACGACATTCTTATTCAGTCACCGGGGTTTCGTGTAACCGGCCGCGGCACGCTGCTGAATCTTGCCGACAATGCCATCGATTTCAACCTGCTGACCGAGGTTGATCAATCCACAGCCACACGTGCCAGCCAGCAATATGACATCGGTGGCTATAGCCTGCCCATCGCCTGTACAGGCACCATAGAGCAGCCGGCCTGTCTGCCGGATGCGGGCGAGATCCTGCGCGCCCGCCTGCAGCGGGAGGTTCAGGGTCGTGTGCAGGATCTGCTGAATCGCTCCCTCGGCGTCGAGCCCACTGCCCCAAGCCCGGACACCCAACAGGCGAATCCCGAGGCACAGACGGAGACTCAGCTGGAACCGGAACCGGAACCGGAACCGGAACCAGAACCGGAGCCACAGGACCTCCGTGACCAGATTCTCAACCGGGCTCTCGACCGGATCTTCAATTGA
- a CDS encoding MFS transporter yields MTTEVTATPEAIDQQTRKNMRKVALTALAGTSIEWYDFFLYGTAAALVFPVAFFSEDMPPIVALIASFSTFAVGFVARPLGGIIFGHFGDRVGRKRTLVIALMMMGVGTTLIGMLPTYGTIGPLAPVALVLLRFVQGLAIGGQWGGAMLLVTENAPPDKRGYYGAYAQAGAPVGVILANLAFLIISGSVSEEAFMAWGWRIPFLASVVLIGISMYVQLHLEDTQAFKELAKLQQQHPHQGEEIMPPDEAFEAVAAEPIPAGQRSPVLEALRLYPGRIALAAGAFLSIQVTFYILIVFVVSYGTNAEIGMGLSRNFMLAAVMIASAIQIPFQFFAAAYSDRKGRRGVYLAGAVLSAAWAFVLFPLIDTGSFLWVVVGVTGGLGFLGMQYGPQAAFFTELFSTHVRYSGASLGYQVGAIVGGALAPIIATLLWNEYGIVFVSVYIALAAVLTIISVLLLTETRGTDLQAVSQ; encoded by the coding sequence ATGACTACAGAGGTAACGGCCACACCAGAAGCAATTGATCAGCAGACTCGCAAGAACATGCGCAAGGTCGCCCTGACTGCGCTTGCCGGCACGAGTATCGAGTGGTACGACTTTTTTCTCTACGGTACGGCTGCAGCACTGGTGTTCCCGGTCGCTTTCTTCTCCGAAGACATGCCGCCCATCGTTGCCCTGATCGCCTCTTTCAGCACCTTCGCCGTCGGTTTCGTGGCGCGTCCGCTGGGGGGTATCATTTTCGGTCATTTCGGTGATCGTGTCGGACGTAAACGCACCCTGGTGATCGCGCTGATGATGATGGGGGTTGGCACGACCCTCATTGGCATGTTGCCAACCTATGGCACCATCGGTCCGTTAGCGCCCGTGGCGCTGGTGCTGTTGCGCTTTGTTCAGGGCCTGGCCATTGGTGGGCAATGGGGAGGCGCCATGTTACTGGTGACAGAAAATGCGCCCCCCGATAAGCGCGGCTACTACGGTGCCTATGCACAGGCTGGCGCGCCAGTAGGCGTGATCCTGGCCAACCTGGCATTTCTTATTATCAGTGGCAGCGTTTCCGAAGAGGCATTCATGGCCTGGGGCTGGCGCATTCCTTTCCTGGCCAGTGTGGTGCTGATCGGTATCAGCATGTATGTACAATTGCACCTGGAAGATACCCAGGCGTTTAAAGAGCTGGCGAAACTGCAACAGCAACACCCCCACCAGGGAGAAGAAATCATGCCGCCGGACGAGGCCTTTGAGGCGGTTGCGGCTGAACCAATACCGGCAGGGCAGCGATCGCCCGTGCTGGAAGCCCTGCGACTGTACCCGGGCAGGATTGCGCTGGCGGCAGGGGCGTTCCTGTCTATCCAGGTGACTTTCTATATCCTGATCGTGTTCGTGGTTTCCTATGGCACGAACGCCGAGATCGGTATGGGGCTGTCGCGGAATTTCATGCTGGCCGCGGTAATGATCGCGTCCGCGATACAGATACCGTTTCAGTTCTTCGCCGCTGCTTATTCGGATCGCAAGGGGCGCCGCGGGGTTTATCTCGCCGGCGCGGTGCTTTCCGCCGCCTGGGCATTTGTGTTGTTCCCGCTGATCGACACCGGCAGTTTCCTTTGGGTCGTGGTCGGGGTGACCGGTGGACTGGGTTTTCTCGGCATGCAGTATGGTCCTCAGGCGGCCTTTTTCACCGAGTTGTTCAGCACTCACGTGCGGTATTCGGGAGCCTCGCTGGGTTATCAGGTAGGGGCGATTGTCGGTGGTGCGCTGGCCCCCATTATCGCCACCCTGCTGTGGAATGAGTACGGCATAGTCTTCGTGTCCGTCTACATCGCGCTGGCGGCGGTTCTGACAATTATCTCCGTCCTGCTGTTGACCGAGACCAGGGGGACAGACCTGCAGGCAGTAAGTCAGTAA